A genomic stretch from Thermoprotei archaeon includes:
- a CDS encoding ABC transporter permease, which yields MKQTSIISVLNVITKRFPESRSYLQLLFESLISLLAGFLVGGIIIYFAGFSPLLFYEGMFVGAFGTTGSTLNTLSYMTPLILTGLSFAIAARASLFNIGAEGQMYLGAFITVLAGYYLRFPIILHPIIIISASVLSGGFYGVISGWLRISRGVNEVISTIMLNWVAFYLVNYLTTYYFYNPSRPYETPTISDSAKILPLFAGTTLSYTFFISLLVAILFYIILWRTIIGYNIRTVGINPSASEYGGINVKRTIIIAMFLSGGTAGLAGSLEVLGRFGNIDTGLNVVKNLGFDGIAVSLIGRNHPIGIILSSLFFAMLKSGIVNVQAITSVGGKTGVPLELGIAVQGAIIMFSAIPSMISLIKKWRR from the coding sequence ATGAAACAAACGAGCATCATATCAGTCTTAAACGTTATAACTAAACGATTTCCTGAAAGTCGTTCTTATTTACAATTATTATTTGAATCTCTAATATCATTATTGGCTGGATTTCTTGTCGGTGGTATAATAATTTACTTCGCAGGTTTCAGCCCGTTATTATTTTATGAAGGCATGTTCGTAGGTGCATTTGGAACTACTGGCTCAACGCTAAACACTCTTAGTTATATGACGCCACTTATTCTCACAGGATTATCGTTTGCAATTGCTGCACGAGCATCGCTTTTCAATATAGGTGCTGAAGGTCAAATGTATTTAGGAGCGTTTATAACAGTTCTTGCAGGTTATTATTTAAGATTTCCTATAATACTTCATCCTATTATAATAATTTCTGCTTCAGTGTTATCAGGTGGTTTTTATGGAGTAATTTCAGGATGGTTGCGAATTTCGCGAGGTGTCAACGAAGTCATCTCTACAATCATGCTAAATTGGGTTGCATTCTATTTAGTAAATTATCTTACAACTTATTATTTCTATAACCCATCAAGGCCATACGAAACCCCAACGATTAGCGACTCTGCCAAAATACTACCATTATTTGCTGGTACAACATTATCATACACATTTTTTATTTCTTTATTAGTTGCAATATTATTCTACATAATACTTTGGAGAACTATTATTGGATATAATATAAGAACAGTAGGAATAAACCCCTCAGCAAGCGAATATGGTGGTATAAATGTGAAGAGAACAATAATAATTGCTATGTTTTTAAGCGGCGGCACTGCCGGTTTAGCTGGTTCATTAGAAGTACTAGGACGATTTGGTAACATTGACACTGGTCTTAATGTAGTTAAAAATTTAGGGTTTGACGGAATTGCTGTATCATTAATAGGCAGGAATCACCCAATAGGAATAATATTATCATCATTGTTTTTTGCTATGCTAAAATCAGGAATTGTAAATGTGCAAGCTATCACATCTGTAGGAGGGAAAACTGGAGTTCCATTAGAATTAGGCATAGCAGTGCAAGGTGCTATAATAATGTTCTCTGCAATACCATCCATGATAAGTTTAATCAAAAAATGGAGGAGATAA
- a CDS encoding MFS transporter: MGFRDLGKGMLMVFIFLSLTSLFADMTYEGARSIFGSYMEVLGATALFASLASVGEFLGYIMRFVSGVLAGYLKSSKSYWGLTFAGYILNLVAVPLLAFSGQWQIAVILIFLERMGKGLRTPSRDVILAEVTEKIGKGKAFGLHEALDQAGAVLGPLIVSASLFVTGSSYLVAFLLLAFPAGASIIFLFNAYMKYPSIKAAEKAVPVFESRSALNDVFWLYTISMSFVALGFMHWINVSYYFKAEGVIPDYMIAVMYLIAMLVDGLLAFPIGLIYDKFGIVSLLLTPLFSVLVVPLILMNTFVSALFSSIFWGTVMGIYESTARAAIADIVPQEGRAYGYGIFGAFYGVAWMLGSIIYGYLYESFIQYMTLFAIIIELLAFIILIITVKRFKESKSKQNYALKNSFKIDGVK; encoded by the coding sequence GTGGGATTTCGTGATTTAGGTAAAGGGATGCTCATGGTGTTTATCTTTTTATCGCTAACTTCACTTTTTGCTGATATGACTTATGAGGGTGCTAGGTCGATTTTTGGTTCGTATATGGAGGTTCTTGGCGCTACAGCGCTGTTTGCTAGTCTGGCTAGTGTTGGTGAGTTTTTGGGATATATTATGAGGTTTGTTAGCGGTGTTCTTGCTGGTTATCTTAAATCAAGTAAAAGCTATTGGGGATTAACCTTTGCAGGTTATATATTGAACTTGGTTGCTGTTCCATTGTTGGCTTTTTCTGGTCAGTGGCAAATAGCAGTGATTCTTATTTTTCTCGAAAGAATGGGTAAAGGGTTGAGGACGCCAAGTAGGGACGTTATATTAGCTGAGGTGACTGAGAAAATTGGTAAAGGCAAAGCTTTTGGCCTTCATGAAGCTTTGGATCAAGCTGGAGCGGTATTAGGTCCTCTTATTGTTTCTGCATCACTTTTTGTGACTGGTTCAAGTTATCTTGTTGCGTTCTTATTGTTAGCCTTTCCTGCTGGTGCTTCTATTATTTTTCTTTTCAATGCTTATATGAAATATCCGAGTATAAAGGCTGCAGAGAAGGCAGTTCCAGTTTTTGAAAGTAGATCTGCTCTTAATGATGTTTTTTGGTTATATACAATATCTATGTCGTTTGTTGCTCTTGGATTTATGCACTGGATTAATGTCTCGTATTATTTTAAAGCGGAGGGTGTTATTCCAGATTATATGATTGCTGTAATGTATCTTATTGCAATGCTTGTTGATGGTCTTTTGGCTTTTCCGATAGGGTTGATTTATGATAAGTTTGGGATTGTTTCTCTTCTTTTAACACCATTGTTTTCAGTTTTAGTTGTTCCATTAATTCTCATGAATACTTTTGTTTCGGCCTTGTTTTCTAGTATCTTCTGGGGTACTGTTATGGGTATTTATGAGAGTACTGCGAGAGCTGCTATTGCTGATATTGTACCACAAGAAGGAAGAGCTTATGGTTATGGCATATTCGGTGCATTTTACGGTGTGGCATGGATGCTCGGGTCGATAATCTACGGGTATCTTTATGAGAGTTTTATTCAGTACATGACCTTGTTTGCAATAATTATTGAATTGCTGGCATTTATTATTTTAATAATTACAGTAAAAAGATTTAAGGAATCAAAGAGTAAACAGAATTATGCCTTAAAAAACAGTTTCAAAATAGATGGAGTTAAATAG
- a CDS encoding glycosyltransferase family 39 protein — translation MRTGMQLLSRYNRYIIVIIFLLLITIYAYRTYELVSNNNMREYVSDEVWYVNSARNILRTIFGLQPKYVDAQGYAYYTIIFSNMSEEQKNEIPVQNIASTLHGNITKIYTQFPGIGIKIPGNVSINEFSSLSGVVFIQGGYPYPDVSNIENYMNYEHPPLFKYLLGASMITLGDNPLSWRIPSLIMGVSSIVIAFLIVLQLTKMLVNPIAKILAIILTLIAPLFDAIMINMTAVALLDIGLAFFSILSLYFAINNRYILSSIMVGLAIAIKMSGIFLIPALYIAMRLKGKMIRDSLFVSLYIPLFLWFIMNLPIIWYLGLQQWLNSSVYGAISWHLSSRPPNGPPTSTPWGWLINENPFYLHFEPTMGATLNSGVYITALILILLAPFIESKVNNKNLIIPAFWFIFPLLGYITVYILGNHTLYSFYAVMISPIAYVILGSLLVTLIELTYTFRISEILKWHQNIIIKLLKGEIQLPLELKIHKALAEKVEEEYVILFAIMITTFSFIIHLPSNLNLTPFNLYSDIVSIAQSMLNNKIPYINYSISQPLLTSIIIYITYALSSFDPNPVLSFYIINTLLIYIAVYYLFKDLYWITEKLSIPWWRTLLLAGSLTMIIYSIYNWEIIAVALSIRALRYFMNNRLLNSAILFGLAFNISSFSIIPALAIITTSDKKSMIKYAFTILLTIIILNLPFILINTNLWITNTLNIAWNTVTGTFFIELFNNSDIIKYISITLIITSLTLLFLNYRSKTYTTLNHKIFDLSWKSMALVLSLSYIYTPQTTLQLLPYMILTQNITPLFIILTDLLNALVMITWFNYKEWSQAFFKITPESPLDRTAIPTILSALRDIVILVALIITLTPKHKSKHNNTIN, via the coding sequence ATGAGAACTGGAATGCAATTATTATCCAGATATAATCGATATATAATTGTAATAATTTTTTTGTTATTAATAACAATTTATGCTTATCGAACATACGAACTTGTCTCTAATAATAATATGAGAGAGTATGTAAGCGATGAAGTCTGGTATGTGAATTCTGCGAGAAATATTCTTCGTACAATCTTTGGATTACAACCCAAATATGTAGATGCGCAAGGATATGCCTATTACACTATTATCTTCTCTAATATGTCAGAAGAGCAAAAAAATGAGATACCTGTTCAAAACATAGCCAGTACACTACATGGCAATATAACTAAAATTTATACACAATTTCCGGGAATAGGTATAAAAATACCTGGAAATGTAAGCATAAACGAGTTTTCATCATTATCTGGTGTAGTTTTTATTCAGGGAGGTTATCCATATCCAGATGTTTCGAATATTGAAAATTATATGAATTATGAGCATCCACCACTTTTTAAATATTTATTAGGAGCATCGATGATAACTTTAGGAGATAATCCATTAAGTTGGAGGATCCCAAGTCTTATAATGGGTGTTAGTTCAATAGTGATTGCATTTCTTATAGTCTTACAACTCACGAAAATGTTAGTGAATCCTATAGCTAAAATATTAGCAATAATACTAACGCTTATAGCACCGCTCTTTGACGCAATAATGATTAATATGACAGCAGTCGCACTGCTTGACATTGGGTTAGCATTCTTCTCAATACTATCATTATATTTTGCAATAAATAATCGTTATATTCTTTCATCGATCATGGTAGGACTTGCTATAGCAATAAAGATGAGCGGCATATTTCTAATACCAGCCTTATACATTGCCATGAGATTAAAGGGAAAGATGATACGAGATTCTCTTTTTGTTTCATTATACATACCGTTATTCCTCTGGTTTATTATGAATTTACCAATAATATGGTATTTAGGGTTACAACAATGGCTAAATTCGAGCGTTTATGGTGCAATTTCATGGCATTTATCATCGAGACCACCTAATGGACCACCTACATCAACACCATGGGGATGGTTGATTAACGAAAACCCGTTTTATCTTCATTTTGAACCAACAATGGGCGCTACACTAAATAGTGGAGTATACATCACAGCTTTAATTCTAATACTTTTAGCACCATTCATAGAATCTAAAGTTAATAATAAAAATTTGATAATACCAGCATTTTGGTTTATCTTTCCATTATTAGGGTACATTACGGTATACATACTAGGAAATCATACACTTTACAGTTTTTACGCCGTTATGATTTCTCCAATAGCGTATGTGATTTTAGGTTCATTACTAGTCACGCTCATAGAACTAACATACACATTTAGAATATCAGAAATTCTAAAATGGCACCAAAACATCATAATAAAACTTTTAAAAGGAGAAATACAACTACCGCTAGAACTTAAGATACATAAAGCATTAGCAGAAAAAGTAGAGGAAGAATACGTAATACTTTTTGCTATAATGATAACAACGTTTAGTTTTATAATACACTTACCAAGTAATTTAAATCTCACACCATTTAACCTCTATAGTGACATAGTCTCAATAGCGCAAAGCATGTTAAATAATAAGATACCGTATATTAATTATTCCATATCCCAACCACTTCTTACAAGTATTATAATATACATAACATACGCGCTATCAAGCTTTGACCCAAACCCAGTTCTTAGCTTTTACATCATTAATACATTGTTAATCTACATAGCAGTATACTATCTCTTTAAAGATCTGTACTGGATCACAGAAAAGTTGAGCATACCTTGGTGGAGAACTTTGTTATTAGCAGGATCATTAACTATGATTATATACTCAATTTATAACTGGGAAATCATTGCCGTAGCACTATCAATAAGGGCTTTACGATACTTCATGAATAATAGATTATTAAACAGCGCAATACTTTTTGGGTTAGCATTTAACATAAGCTCATTCTCAATAATACCAGCACTAGCAATAATAACAACTTCAGACAAAAAATCAATGATAAAATACGCATTTACGATACTACTTACAATTATTATTCTAAATCTACCATTTATACTTATTAACACGAACCTATGGATTACAAACACATTAAATATAGCATGGAACACTGTAACAGGTACATTTTTTATAGAACTTTTTAATAATTCAGACATCATAAAATACATCTCAATCACATTAATCATAACATCATTAACACTGCTCTTCCTTAATTATAGATCAAAAACATACACAACATTGAACCATAAAATTTTTGACCTATCATGGAAAAGCATGGCATTAGTTCTTTCATTAAGCTACATATACACACCACAAACAACACTACAACTACTACCTTACATGATTTTAACGCAAAACATAACCCCACTCTTCATAATTTTGACAGATCTACTTAACGCATTAGTAATGATAACATGGTTCAATTACAAAGAATGGAGTCAAGCATTTTTCAAAATAACACCAGAAAGCCCATTAGACAGGACAGCCATACCAACAATACTATCAGCACTAAGAGACATAGTAATCCTAGTAGCACTAATCATAACATTAACACCTAAGCATAAATCAAAACATAACAACACTATTAACTAA
- a CDS encoding BMP family ABC transporter substrate-binding protein, which translates to MRNVAISKMTGTIIVVIVIIAVVAAIYGAQLLSPPTTTTPTTTTTTTKKQIKIGVIFDIGGRGDLSFNDMAWLGAERAKRDFNVSITYLQSRSQADYVPNLRLLASSGDYALIICIGFLMTDALNQTASEFPNQKFAIIDSVVNKPNVRSILFKENEGSALVGALAGLITQTNKVGVVLGIEIPVLWRFEAGYYWGINYAANLTHKKITILYKYTNTFTSADVGKTVTEGFLAQGVDVVYNVAGLTGKGMLDAVYDYGVRYGKQIGPPFGIGVDADQDWIHPGFVIASMMKRVDNGVYYAIRDSVYGNFTGGIQFLGLKEGGVKMSDRNDLVQFIDIAKELGASLPDTPENIIAKYDMMRKSINSTVWQTISELEAKIKSGQINIPLPTTHDEIQAIRIRYGATG; encoded by the coding sequence ATGAGAAATGTTGCAATTTCTAAAATGACAGGCACAATTATTGTTGTAATAGTAATAATAGCTGTTGTTGCTGCGATTTATGGAGCACAATTGCTTTCACCCCCTACAACTACTACACCAACTACAACCACAACTACTACGAAAAAACAGATAAAAATTGGTGTTATTTTTGATATAGGTGGTAGAGGCGATTTAAGTTTTAATGATATGGCATGGCTTGGTGCTGAAAGAGCTAAACGCGATTTTAATGTAAGTATCACTTATTTACAATCTAGGTCTCAAGCAGATTATGTGCCCAATTTGAGACTGCTTGCAAGCTCTGGTGATTATGCATTAATAATATGTATAGGGTTTTTAATGACTGATGCTCTTAACCAAACAGCTTCGGAGTTTCCAAATCAAAAGTTTGCTATAATAGATTCAGTTGTGAATAAGCCTAATGTAAGGTCCATTTTGTTTAAAGAAAATGAGGGTTCAGCTTTAGTTGGGGCATTAGCAGGATTAATAACGCAAACTAATAAAGTGGGTGTTGTGTTAGGTATTGAAATACCCGTGCTTTGGAGGTTTGAAGCTGGCTATTATTGGGGTATAAATTATGCTGCTAATCTTACTCATAAAAAAATTACAATTCTTTACAAGTATACTAATACGTTCACAAGTGCGGATGTTGGAAAAACTGTAACAGAAGGATTTTTAGCACAAGGTGTTGATGTTGTATATAATGTCGCGGGTCTTACTGGTAAAGGTATGCTGGATGCTGTGTATGATTATGGTGTTCGTTATGGAAAGCAAATTGGCCCACCTTTTGGCATTGGTGTTGATGCTGATCAGGATTGGATACATCCAGGTTTCGTAATTGCTAGTATGATGAAGAGAGTTGATAATGGTGTTTATTATGCAATAAGAGATTCAGTTTATGGTAACTTTACTGGGGGAATACAATTTTTAGGTCTTAAAGAAGGAGGTGTAAAAATGAGCGATAGAAATGATCTAGTACAGTTCATAGATATTGCTAAAGAGCTAGGTGCAAGCTTACCTGATACACCAGAAAATATCATTGCAAAATATGACATGATGAGAAAATCAATAAATTCTACAGTGTGGCAAACAATTAGTGAGTTAGAGGCTAAAATTAAATCTGGTCAGATAAACATACCTCTTCCAACAACACATGATGAAATACAAGCAATTAGGATTCGTTATGGAGCGACAGGTTAA
- a CDS encoding transposase, with translation MEIVLSVPFAYEANDEVRRLLEDFRDMVNFCIGFAVERRITSYAKLRKSVYEEWKGRWDYSTHFCHSACKIALAMLKSFMRLKRKGLAKGDRPEARKLFMQLDPQLYKFYGDRIRISVKPRRFLFIDLKYGEYQEKFIDAWKEGKLRTGEITINETKIIVPFKKDVDLSNPSDWIAIDVNESNVTGVSTNPHVMRVESNLRTIHTTYFNIIRRIQRLKKFKPKTAEELLKKYSGRRKRKAKDECHKISRKIVDFAKRHKVGVIMEDLKGIRKRINCSRNLNRRLHSWNFRRLQSYIEYKAKLERLPVVYVNPKNTSSLCPMCGGRLAPNGHRLVKCECGYESDRDVTACLNMLRMRGAPLPQKALYEPQIIEVRGKGRKSMNPTTVKRYSFIGI, from the coding sequence GTGGAAATAGTCCTCAGCGTTCCATTTGCCTATGAGGCGAACGATGAAGTTAGAAGGCTCCTAGAGGACTTCAGAGATATGGTGAACTTCTGCATAGGCTTTGCCGTTGAGAGGAGGATAACTTCTTACGCTAAACTTAGGAAGAGCGTTTACGAAGAGTGGAAGGGGAGGTGGGATTACTCTACACATTTTTGCCATTCAGCATGTAAAATAGCCTTAGCCATGCTCAAAAGCTTCATGAGGCTTAAGCGCAAGGGATTAGCTAAAGGTGATAGACCTGAGGCTAGAAAGCTCTTCATGCAACTCGACCCGCAACTGTACAAGTTCTACGGCGATAGGATCAGAATATCCGTTAAGCCCAGAAGATTTCTCTTCATAGATTTGAAGTACGGTGAATACCAAGAGAAGTTCATAGACGCTTGGAAAGAGGGGAAGTTAAGGACCGGCGAAATCACCATAAACGAGACGAAGATAATCGTACCGTTCAAGAAGGACGTAGACCTGTCCAATCCAAGCGACTGGATAGCAATAGATGTTAACGAGTCAAACGTCACTGGAGTAAGCACGAACCCACACGTCATGAGGGTTGAAAGCAACTTGAGGACGATCCACACGACCTACTTCAATATCATCAGAAGAATCCAAAGGTTGAAGAAGTTTAAGCCCAAGACTGCTGAGGAACTGCTTAAGAAGTATTCCGGTAGGAGGAAGCGCAAGGCTAAAGATGAATGTCACAAAATATCTAGAAAGATTGTGGACTTTGCCAAGCGACATAAAGTTGGTGTAATAATGGAGGACCTCAAAGGAATTAGAAAAAGAATTAACTGCTCTAGGAACCTCAACCGCAGATTGCACTCATGGAACTTCAGGAGGCTGCAATCCTACATCGAGTACAAAGCTAAGCTTGAACGGCTGCCAGTCGTATACGTCAACCCTAAAAACACTTCAAGCCTATGCCCGATGTGTGGCGGTAGACTAGCGCCGAATGGGCATAGGCTCGTGAAATGTGAGTGCGGTTACGAAAGCGATAGAGACGTGACCGCGTGCTTAAACATGCTCAGGATGAGGGGAGCCCCGCTGCCCCAGAAAGCCCTCTATGAGCCTCAAATAATCGAGGTGAGAGGGAAGGGACGAAAGTCTATGAATCCCACAACGGTAAAACGTTACTCGTTTATTGGTATCTAG
- a CDS encoding ABC transporter permease: protein MPVDITSIFFSSVFYLNMLKFMVPITIAALGEIIAERSGIVNIGLEGLIILGALSSVFFGILSSSVVIALLAGILTGILSGIVYAIIVIYLKGDQIVTGIGLNLFAYGFGVIVLYFTWGTFANSPYLPSSSMMPKLWGVSPLIPLTILLSIITWYIFKYTSIGLRVKAVGENPEVAESAGINIYKVRTIATIIGATLATMGGIFMGIDWLNQYTRDISGGRGFIALALVVFSNWNPLRLIVGGVIFGFLYAFSLSIPSGIIPDQFLGMLPYIATLLVAAGYAGKAKPPAALGKPYTRE, encoded by the coding sequence ATGCCAGTAGACATTACGTCAATATTCTTCTCATCAGTTTTTTACTTAAACATGCTTAAATTCATGGTACCAATAACAATAGCAGCATTAGGTGAAATAATAGCAGAACGCTCAGGAATCGTTAATATAGGTCTTGAAGGATTAATAATATTAGGTGCACTCTCTTCAGTGTTTTTTGGAATACTCTCAAGTAGTGTTGTAATTGCACTGTTAGCAGGAATATTAACTGGTATACTATCAGGTATAGTATATGCAATAATAGTTATCTACTTAAAAGGTGATCAAATTGTAACAGGTATCGGGCTAAATCTCTTTGCTTACGGGTTTGGTGTAATAGTGCTTTACTTCACATGGGGCACATTTGCTAATAGCCCATACCTACCATCATCATCGATGATGCCAAAATTATGGGGTGTAAGTCCATTAATTCCCCTGACAATATTACTTAGCATAATAACATGGTATATTTTCAAGTATACATCAATTGGTTTAAGAGTTAAAGCGGTAGGAGAAAACCCTGAAGTTGCAGAATCAGCAGGTATAAACATATACAAAGTAAGAACGATCGCAACAATCATAGGTGCAACATTAGCAACCATGGGAGGAATATTTATGGGAATAGATTGGCTAAACCAATACACACGGGATATATCTGGTGGTAGAGGATTCATAGCGCTTGCATTAGTAGTATTCTCTAATTGGAACCCACTAAGACTTATAGTTGGTGGTGTCATATTCGGCTTTCTTTATGCTTTTTCACTCTCAATACCTAGTGGAATAATACCGGATCAATTTCTTGGTATGCTTCCTTACATTGCAACATTATTGGTAGCGGCTGGATATGCTGGAAAAGCTAAACCACCAGCAGCACTCGGTAAACCATACACACGAGAATAA
- a CDS encoding ABC transporter ATP-binding protein, which yields MSKYDNIIEMKNIVKIYSGGVIALRGVDFSVRHGEIHGLLGENGAGKTTLMNILFGKIAPTQGTIYIRNKLIRFNSPRDAMREGIGMVHQHFMLIPTFTALDNIILGYEPIKSGIVLDRKDVYTKLEDLMINTGLKVDLDAIVESLPIGVRQRIEILKLLYRGVDIIILDEPTSVLTPLETRELFKFLRQLKAQGKTIIFISHKLKEALEITDRITVLRKGRVVGVVETNNITAEKLAIMMVGHEILRPSNKRVSNNMEPVLKVEDLYVSNDQGEIMVKGVSFTINSGEIFGIAGIEGNGQSELVEAITGLRSSLKGDIYLKGEKITGYHPTKLYEMGLAHIPEDRHKRGLILDLPFNENSILGLQAKFSNKFGLLQAQQINKWAKKIAEEFNIDVSNLKILAKHLSGGMQQKLIVGRELMKNPSVIIASQPTRGLDIAATEYIRNLLIEMRNQGKAILLVSADLDEVLSLSDRMAIMYNGQFLDIVNPNEITEEKLGLLMGGIKR from the coding sequence ATGTCAAAATATGATAATATTATTGAAATGAAAAATATTGTAAAGATTTATTCTGGTGGAGTTATTGCTCTCAGAGGTGTTGATTTTAGTGTTCGTCATGGTGAGATTCACGGTCTTCTAGGTGAAAATGGTGCTGGAAAAACTACATTAATGAACATACTATTTGGAAAAATAGCACCTACACAAGGAACTATTTACATTAGGAATAAGTTGATACGCTTTAATTCTCCTAGGGATGCTATGAGAGAAGGTATTGGTATGGTTCATCAACATTTCATGCTTATACCAACCTTTACAGCTCTTGATAATATAATATTAGGTTATGAACCAATTAAAAGTGGTATTGTTCTTGATCGTAAAGATGTATATACTAAACTTGAGGATTTAATGATTAATACAGGACTTAAAGTTGATCTTGATGCTATAGTAGAATCTTTGCCAATAGGTGTCAGACAACGAATTGAAATATTAAAATTATTGTATAGAGGCGTTGACATAATAATTTTAGATGAACCCACTTCAGTTCTAACTCCTCTAGAAACTCGTGAGTTATTTAAATTTCTTAGACAATTAAAAGCTCAAGGGAAAACAATAATATTTATTTCCCATAAATTAAAAGAGGCATTAGAAATTACTGATAGGATAACAGTACTGCGTAAGGGACGCGTTGTCGGTGTTGTAGAGACAAATAATATTACTGCTGAGAAGTTAGCAATTATGATGGTTGGTCATGAAATTTTAAGGCCCAGCAATAAAAGAGTTAGTAATAACATGGAACCTGTACTCAAGGTTGAAGATCTTTACGTTAGTAATGATCAGGGCGAAATAATGGTAAAAGGTGTTTCTTTCACAATTAACAGTGGTGAAATTTTTGGTATAGCAGGAATAGAAGGTAATGGTCAAAGTGAGCTAGTAGAGGCAATAACAGGACTTAGAAGTTCTTTAAAGGGTGATATATATTTAAAGGGAGAAAAAATAACAGGATATCATCCCACAAAACTTTATGAGATGGGATTAGCACATATACCTGAGGATAGACATAAGAGAGGGCTCATTCTTGATTTACCGTTTAATGAGAATTCTATTCTAGGATTGCAGGCTAAATTTTCAAATAAATTTGGTTTACTGCAAGCTCAGCAAATTAATAAGTGGGCTAAGAAAATAGCTGAAGAATTTAACATTGATGTATCAAATCTAAAAATTTTAGCAAAACATTTGAGTGGTGGTATGCAACAAAAATTAATAGTTGGTCGTGAACTTATGAAGAATCCTTCTGTGATCATTGCCTCTCAACCTACACGAGGACTTGACATAGCTGCTACAGAATATATAAGAAATCTCCTTATTGAAATGAGAAATCAAGGAAAAGCTATTTTATTAGTGTCCGCCGATTTAGATGAAGTCTTATCTTTAAGCGATCGAATGGCTATAATGTATAATGGGCAATTTTTAGATATAGTTAATCCGAATGAAATAACTGAAGAAAAGTTAGGACTTCTAATGGGTGGGATTAAGAGATGA
- a CDS encoding 7-cyano-7-deazaguanine synthase, which produces MNLYLTQNPSERVAIVLFSGGLDSTVALWWALKKNFYVIPLMIDTGSRVKSEKEHAMMILSTAGIKNFINVNLDFVKDLFDLSLNGIIPYNLNAIKSPAYIPAKNLIFYSIAVYYAEIYNAKYIIGGHNADDSDFFPDATPEFFRFLNKIIDIGTFAKGKIKIVQPLIRLSKADIVKLGAKLGAPLDMTWSCQKNDDVQCGVCGSCELRRKAFKDANIPDLTEYKIY; this is translated from the coding sequence ATGAATCTCTACTTAACTCAGAACCCAAGTGAAAGGGTCGCTATTGTTTTATTTTCTGGAGGGTTAGATTCTACTGTTGCCCTTTGGTGGGCTTTAAAGAAGAATTTTTACGTTATTCCTTTAATGATCGATACAGGTAGTCGGGTTAAAAGTGAGAAAGAGCACGCTATGATGATATTGAGCACAGCTGGTATTAAAAATTTTATAAATGTTAATTTAGATTTCGTGAAAGATTTGTTTGATCTCAGTTTGAATGGTATCATTCCTTATAATTTGAATGCTATAAAGTCGCCTGCTTACATACCTGCTAAAAACTTGATTTTTTACTCTATTGCAGTTTATTATGCGGAGATATACAATGCAAAGTATATTATCGGTGGTCATAATGCTGATGATAGCGATTTTTTTCCTGACGCCACCCCTGAGTTCTTTCGTTTTTTAAACAAGATTATCGATATAGGAACGTTTGCCAAGGGTAAGATAAAGATTGTTCAACCGCTGATTAGGTTATCAAAAGCTGATATCGTAAAGCTGGGTGCAAAATTAGGTGCTCCATTAGACATGACATGGAGTTGTCAAAAGAATGATGATGTTCAATGTGGAGTATGCGGATCGTGTGAGCTCAGAAGGAAAGCATTCAAAGATGCAAACATACCAGATTTAACTGAATATAAAATTTATTAA